In a single window of the Arachis hypogaea cultivar Tifrunner chromosome 6, arahy.Tifrunner.gnm2.J5K5, whole genome shotgun sequence genome:
- the LOC112696591 gene encoding probable aquaporin TIP-type has translation MPIRNIAIGRPEEATHPDTLKAGLAEFISTLIFVFAGSGSSIAYNKLTNDGAATPAGLIAAAVAHAFALFVAVSVGANISGGHVNPAVTFGAFVGGNITFLRGIVYIIAQLLGSIVAALLLKFVTASTVPAFALSSGVGVGEALVLEIVMTFGLVYTVYATAVDPKKGSLGTIAPIAIGFIVGANILVGGAFDGASMNPAVSFGPAVVSWSWSNHWIYWVGPLIGGGIAGVIYEVLFISHTHEQLPTTDY, from the exons ATGCCGATCAGAAACATCGCTATCGGAAGGCCCGAAGAGGCAACTCACCCAGACACCTTGAAAGCTGGACTTGCTGAGTTCATCTCTACTCTTATCTTCGTCTTTGCCGGTTCAGGTTCCAGCATCGCATACAACAAGCTCACTAACGATGGCGCCGCCACACCCGCAGGCCTCATCGCCGCCGCCGTCGCCCATGCATTCGCCCTCTTCGTCGCCGTCTCCGTTGGCGCCAACATCTCCGGTGGCCACGTCAACCCCGCCGTCACCTTCGGCGCTTTCGTCGGCGGCAACATCACCTTCCTCCGCGGCATCGTCTACATCATCGCCCAGCTCCTCGGCTCCATCGTCGCTGCCTTGCTCCTCAAGTTCGTCACCGCAAGC ACTGTTCCAGCATTTGCACTCTCATCAGGAGTAGGTGTTGGTGAGGCTTTGGTGTTGGAAATTGTGATGACTTTCGGTTTGGTGTACACTGTGTACGCTACCGCTGTTGACCCCAAGAAGGGTAGTTTGGGAACTATTGCACCAATCGCAATTGGTTTCATCGTTGGTGCCAACATCCTTGTAGGTGGGGCTTTCGACGGTGCATCTATGAATCCTGCCGTTTCCTTCGGACCCGCCGTCGTGAGCTGGAGCTGGAGCAATCACTGGATCTACTGGGTGGGCCCACTCATCGGTGGTGGTATTGCCGGAGTCATCTACGAGGTTCTTTTCATCAGCCACACCCATGAGCAGCTCCCAACCACTGACTACTAG